From the genome of bacterium, one region includes:
- the rplD gene encoding 50S ribosomal protein L4 — translation METKILDAQGNQVGSVELNESHFGVEPKPHVLHEVVRAQINNYMKKTASSLTRAQVRGGGRKPFRQKGTGRARAGTRTSPLWEGGGVVFGPKPRVVKSKPPRSLRRQAFRMAWSDRFSSDAVVVVRDFGLKEIKTKALLMTLVGLGGMGRVLIGLSERDEVVEKSARNLGFHPRKSYTGSIKSVLVKCIDRITVYDILLADRLFLTEESLKLLQARMEGV, via the coding sequence GTGGAAACGAAAATTCTTGATGCTCAGGGTAATCAGGTCGGCTCGGTCGAGCTGAACGAGTCGCACTTCGGGGTGGAGCCGAAGCCGCATGTCCTACACGAGGTTGTGCGTGCCCAGATCAATAATTATATGAAGAAGACAGCGAGCTCGCTGACCAGGGCGCAGGTGCGTGGCGGAGGCAGAAAGCCTTTTCGCCAGAAGGGCACAGGTCGGGCCAGGGCTGGCACGAGGACTTCGCCGCTTTGGGAGGGTGGCGGAGTGGTGTTTGGGCCGAAGCCTCGCGTGGTTAAGAGCAAGCCGCCGAGAAGCCTGCGGAGGCAGGCCTTTAGGATGGCATGGTCCGATCGGTTTTCGTCCGACGCCGTGGTTGTTGTGAGGGATTTTGGGCTGAAAGAGATCAAGACGAAGGCCCTTTTGATGACGCTAGTTGGGCTTGGGGGCATGGGTCGGGTTCTGATCGGTCTGTCTGAGAGGGACGAGGTAGTAGAGAAGTCTGCTCGGAACCTCGGGTTCCATCCAAGGAAGAGTTATACTGGAAGCATAAAGTCTGTTTTAGTGAAGTGTATTGATCGGATAACGGTTTATGACATACTCTTGGCGGACAGGTTGTTCCTGACCGAGGAGTCGCTGAAGCTTCT
- the rplC gene encoding 50S ribosomal protein L3 has product MNPISVGVIAKSLGMTQVFLESGDVVPASVLQVEDCRVVQVKSEKGSDGYNAVQVGIKSRKKFKRMTKALRGHLKRAGLDAVDLLREFRVDDVGGYEVGQKLDAALFEAGDLVRITGISKGKGFAGVVKRHGFSGGPKSHGSHCGRIPGSIGTSATPSRVHRGKKLPGRMGGNRVTLSRAKVISVMKERNAVLVKGGVPGGAGGRYLLLSKVESASKRNI; this is encoded by the coding sequence GTGAACCCTATAAGTGTGGGTGTGATCGCCAAGAGCCTCGGGATGACCCAGGTTTTCCTCGAGAGCGGTGATGTCGTGCCGGCCTCGGTGCTTCAGGTAGAGGACTGTCGCGTGGTTCAGGTTAAGAGCGAGAAGGGGTCGGATGGCTACAATGCTGTTCAGGTTGGGATTAAGTCGCGGAAGAAGTTCAAGCGGATGACCAAGGCACTGCGAGGTCATCTGAAGCGGGCTGGCCTGGACGCGGTTGACCTGCTGCGTGAGTTCAGGGTTGACGATGTGGGTGGCTATGAGGTGGGTCAGAAGCTGGATGCGGCCCTATTTGAGGCTGGTGATCTGGTCAGGATAACAGGGATAAGCAAGGGCAAGGGCTTCGCCGGGGTGGTCAAGCGACATGGTTTCAGCGGCGGCCCTAAGAGCCATGGCTCGCATTGTGGTCGTATCCCTGGGTCCATAGGCACCTCGGCTACTCCATCCCGTGTTCACAGGGGGAAGAAGCTACCTGGGAGAATGGGCGGGAACCGTGTAACGCTCAGCCGGGCCAAGGTGATCAGTGTTATGAAGGAAAGAAATGCAGTGCTTGTTAAAGGCGGAGTTCCTGGGGGCGCCGGCGGTCGGTATCTGCTTTTGTCGAAAGTTGAGTCCGCGAGCAAGCGCAATATATAG